From one Rhodamnia argentea isolate NSW1041297 chromosome 1, ASM2092103v1, whole genome shotgun sequence genomic stretch:
- the LOC115745186 gene encoding uncharacterized protein LOC115745186 isoform X1, translated as MEAAEFDEALALAVLESALTHVQWRLKSSSKRRLQIDVMALCAGVRPVVMVDYGGKLPELQQHLCALLRFCHKESHIFEHLRVMLIEDMIYLVHRRGLAEHVRSSLNSDAPPFFVDLEQDPPQMIREREDNVAVIQLVSVQKIFSLHFPITEQSNESLPCNKTGIVSTDTSSVDDSTALGNPDCIDLSSCLQDTKISIPTLNGWLLGYPIVYLFSTEHIEEAIHNLSTKSLRVFRILISRKKTRAKVTEPEEELMSFSVPYDLSMGGSHEPWAEAFLSDMHERWGRCKPAWGALHMEVTECYPQAIVL; from the exons ATGGAGGCTGCGGAATTCGACGAAGCTCTAGCTCTAGCGGTGCTGGAATCCGCTCTTACCCATGTCCAATGGCGGCTCAAATCTTCCTCCAAGCGCCGTCTGCAAATAG ATGTGATGGCTTTGTGCGCGGGGGTTAGGCCGGTGGTTATGGTGGACTATGGAGGAAAGCTGCCTGAACTGCAGCAACATTTGTGCGCTCTGTTAAGATTCTGTCACAAG GAATCACACATATTTGAGCATTTAAGGGTGATGCTTATAGAGGATATGATTTATTTAGTTCATAGAAGAGGACTGGCCGAACATGTAAGATCTAGCTTGAACTCAGATGCACCACCGTTCTTCGTGGACCTTGAACAGGATCCTCCTCAG ATgataagagaaagagaagataatgTTGCAGTAATTCAGCTTGTTTCAGTTCAGAAGATCTTCTCTCTGCATTTTCCAATTACAGAACAGAGCAATGAAAGCTTACCATGTAATAAGACAGGCATAGTGAGCACTGATACATCTTCGGTTGATGATTCTACTGCTCTGGGGAATCCTGACTGTATTGATTTGAGTAGCTGTCTGCAAGATACAAAGATTAGCATCCCAACATTGAATGG ATGGCTTCTTGGTTATCCAATCGTGTATTTGTTCAGCACAGAGCACATTGAAGAGGCGATCCATAATCTGTCTACCAAGTCACTTCGTGTCTTCAGAATTTTAATCTCTAG GAAAAAGACCCGTGCAAAAGTTACTGAACCAGAAGAAGAATTAATGAG CTTTTCGGTGCCTTATGATCTGAGCATGGGTGGCAGTCATGAGCCGTGGGCCGAAGCATTCTTGTCCGATATGCACGAAAGATGGGGAAGATGCAAACCTGCTTGGGGTGCATTGCATATGGAGGTCACCGAATGTTATCCACAAGCCATTGTGCTTTAG
- the LOC115745186 gene encoding uncharacterized protein LOC115745186 isoform X3 — protein MEAAEFDEALALAVLESALTHVQWRLKSSSKRRLQIDVMALCAGVRPVVMVDYGGKLPELQQHLCALLRFCHKESHIFEHLRVMLIEDMIYLVHRRGLAEHVRSSLNSDAPPFFVDLEQDPPQMIREREDNVAVIQLVSVQKIFSLHFPITEQSNESLPCNKTGIVSTDTSSVDDSTALGNPDCIDLSSCLQDTKISIPTLNGKKTRAKVTEPEEELMSFSVPYDLSMGGSHEPWAEAFLSDMHERWGRCKPAWGALHMEVTECYPQAIVL, from the exons ATGGAGGCTGCGGAATTCGACGAAGCTCTAGCTCTAGCGGTGCTGGAATCCGCTCTTACCCATGTCCAATGGCGGCTCAAATCTTCCTCCAAGCGCCGTCTGCAAATAG ATGTGATGGCTTTGTGCGCGGGGGTTAGGCCGGTGGTTATGGTGGACTATGGAGGAAAGCTGCCTGAACTGCAGCAACATTTGTGCGCTCTGTTAAGATTCTGTCACAAG GAATCACACATATTTGAGCATTTAAGGGTGATGCTTATAGAGGATATGATTTATTTAGTTCATAGAAGAGGACTGGCCGAACATGTAAGATCTAGCTTGAACTCAGATGCACCACCGTTCTTCGTGGACCTTGAACAGGATCCTCCTCAG ATgataagagaaagagaagataatgTTGCAGTAATTCAGCTTGTTTCAGTTCAGAAGATCTTCTCTCTGCATTTTCCAATTACAGAACAGAGCAATGAAAGCTTACCATGTAATAAGACAGGCATAGTGAGCACTGATACATCTTCGGTTGATGATTCTACTGCTCTGGGGAATCCTGACTGTATTGATTTGAGTAGCTGTCTGCAAGATACAAAGATTAGCATCCCAACATTGAATGG GAAAAAGACCCGTGCAAAAGTTACTGAACCAGAAGAAGAATTAATGAG CTTTTCGGTGCCTTATGATCTGAGCATGGGTGGCAGTCATGAGCCGTGGGCCGAAGCATTCTTGTCCGATATGCACGAAAGATGGGGAAGATGCAAACCTGCTTGGGGTGCATTGCATATGGAGGTCACCGAATGTTATCCACAAGCCATTGTGCTTTAG
- the LOC115745186 gene encoding uncharacterized protein LOC115745186 isoform X2 has protein sequence MAAQIFLQAPSANRFSFFIHVMALCAGVRPVVMVDYGGKLPELQQHLCALLRFCHKESHIFEHLRVMLIEDMIYLVHRRGLAEHVRSSLNSDAPPFFVDLEQDPPQMIREREDNVAVIQLVSVQKIFSLHFPITEQSNESLPCNKTGIVSTDTSSVDDSTALGNPDCIDLSSCLQDTKISIPTLNGWLLGYPIVYLFSTEHIEEAIHNLSTKSLRVFRILISRKKTRAKVTEPEEELMSFSVPYDLSMGGSHEPWAEAFLSDMHERWGRCKPAWGALHMEVTECYPQAIVL, from the exons ATGGCGGCTCAAATCTTCCTCCAAGCGCCGTCTGCAAATAGGTTCTCATTCTTCATTC ATGTGATGGCTTTGTGCGCGGGGGTTAGGCCGGTGGTTATGGTGGACTATGGAGGAAAGCTGCCTGAACTGCAGCAACATTTGTGCGCTCTGTTAAGATTCTGTCACAAG GAATCACACATATTTGAGCATTTAAGGGTGATGCTTATAGAGGATATGATTTATTTAGTTCATAGAAGAGGACTGGCCGAACATGTAAGATCTAGCTTGAACTCAGATGCACCACCGTTCTTCGTGGACCTTGAACAGGATCCTCCTCAG ATgataagagaaagagaagataatgTTGCAGTAATTCAGCTTGTTTCAGTTCAGAAGATCTTCTCTCTGCATTTTCCAATTACAGAACAGAGCAATGAAAGCTTACCATGTAATAAGACAGGCATAGTGAGCACTGATACATCTTCGGTTGATGATTCTACTGCTCTGGGGAATCCTGACTGTATTGATTTGAGTAGCTGTCTGCAAGATACAAAGATTAGCATCCCAACATTGAATGG ATGGCTTCTTGGTTATCCAATCGTGTATTTGTTCAGCACAGAGCACATTGAAGAGGCGATCCATAATCTGTCTACCAAGTCACTTCGTGTCTTCAGAATTTTAATCTCTAG GAAAAAGACCCGTGCAAAAGTTACTGAACCAGAAGAAGAATTAATGAG CTTTTCGGTGCCTTATGATCTGAGCATGGGTGGCAGTCATGAGCCGTGGGCCGAAGCATTCTTGTCCGATATGCACGAAAGATGGGGAAGATGCAAACCTGCTTGGGGTGCATTGCATATGGAGGTCACCGAATGTTATCCACAAGCCATTGTGCTTTAG
- the LOC115745191 gene encoding calmodulin-like protein 3, whose translation MMPTIITRISLLYSLLHAWSLYLVPKKLRIYLPPSWFPLLADPTPTPSPPPPPSLPRSLSFHKSRMDPAELKRVFQMFDRNGDGRITEKELGDSLQNLGIYIPGKELGEMIAKIDVDGDGCVDIDEFGALYRSIMDERDEEEDLREAFNVFDQNGDGFITVDELRSVLASLGLKQGRTLEDCKRMIMKVDADGDGMVDYKEFKQMMKGGGFSALS comes from the coding sequence ATGATGCCAACCATAATCACAAGGATTTCCCTCCTTTACAGCCTCCTCCACGCTTGGTCCCTCTATTTGGTCCCCAAGAAGCTCAGGATCTACCTCCCTCCTTCTTGGTTCCCTCTCCTCGCCGACCCGACACCGACACCGTCCCCGCCGCCCCCTCCCTCCTTGCCGCGCTCCCTCTCCTTCCACAAGTCCCGGATGGACCCCGCCGAGCTCAAGCGCGTCTTCCAGATGTTCGACCGCAACGGCGACGGCCGGATCACCGAGAAGGAGCTCGGCGACTCGCTCCAGAACCTCGGCATCTACATCCCCGGCAAGGAGCTCGGGGAGATGATCGCCAAGATCGACGTCGACGGCGACGGCTGCGTCGACATCGACGAGTTCGGCGCGCTGTACCGGTCCATCATGGACGAGCGCGACGAGGAGGAGGACTTGAGGGAGGCCTTCAACGTGTTCGATCAGAATGGGGATGGGTTCATCACCGTGGACGAGTTGAGGTCGGTGTTGGCCTCTCTCGGGTTGAAGCAAGGGAGGACGCTGGAGGATTGCAAGAGGATGATCATGAAGGTGGACGCCGACGGCGATGGGATGGTCGACTACAAGGAGTTCAAGCAAATGATGAAAGGTGGTGGCTTTAGCGCTTTGAGTTGA
- the LOC115745188 gene encoding tetrapyrrole-binding protein, chloroplastic: MATNSLNPLRHQHRHHHRLRRRNSLDSPSSSLFLKPTTTTAQSLSSHSLSINTTTTTTFSLSPTTDAATSTTPPPSSTSLDLLERHLAARDFRQADEETRRLLIALAGDAALKRGYVFFSEVQFIAAPDLKTIDDLWRRHSDGRFGYSVQKRLWDKAKRDFTRFFIKVGWMKKLDTEVEQYNYRSFPTEFVWELKEDTPEGHLPLTNALRGTQLLNNILTHPAFADMEEGGEEAAAAAEAQEQQADSPIKNGGLLKGLKDKNASSKPQPKTVFKPDYSF; the protein is encoded by the coding sequence ATGGCGACGAATTCTCTAAACCCTCTCCGCCACCaacaccgccaccaccaccgcctcAGACGCCGCAACTCCCTAgactccccctcctcctctctcttcctcaaacccaccaccaccactgcaCAATCTCTCTCCTCCCACTCGCTTTCCatcaacaccaccaccaccaccaccttttctctctcccccaccaCCGACGCCGCCACCTCCACCACCCCTCCCCCCTCCTCCACCTCCCTCGACCTCCTCGAGCGCCACCTCGCCGCCAGGGACTTCCGCCAGGCCGACGAGGAGACCCGCCGCCTCCTCATCGCCCTGGCCGGCGACGCTGCCCTCAAGCGCGGGTACGTCTTCTTCTCCGAGGTCCAATTCATTGCCGCCCCCGACCTCAAGACGATCGACGACCTGTGGCGCCGCCACAGCGACGGCCGCTTCGGTTACAGCGTCCAGAAACGGCTGTGGGACAAGGCCAAGAGGGACTTCACGAGGTTCTTCATCAAGGTCGGGTGGATGAAGAAGCTGGACACGGAGGTTGAGCAGTACAATTACAGGTCATTCCCGACCGAGTTCGTGTGGGAGCTGAAGGAGGACACTCCCGAGGGTCACTTGCCACTCACCAATGCCCTGAGAGGGACTCAGCTGCTCAACAACATCCTCACTCACCCTGCTTTCGCCGACatggaagaaggaggagaagaagcggcagcagcagcagaagcgCAAGAACAACAAGCCGATTCACCAATCAAGAACGGCGGGTTGTTGAAGGGCTTGAAGGACAAGAACGCCTCCTCGAAGCCACAACCCAAAACGGTGTTCAAACCAGACTACAGCTTCTGA
- the LOC115745316 gene encoding uncharacterized protein LOC115745316: MRRSWWNLAWVISHLLVFHLSSRILAIRKDTGFLERRICRNTVQGRLLLSDDNGHVCDAFSLDPQTRCCPENGEKFSCYGCNLFSQCCTSYEYCVSCCLNPTRTQKDEVLKVKIAKPATAGTYGSIFDFCTGRCRHNSESVVHENAYLSEFHHCFSLPANSSGFSSKTLEAGLTGINVVVGRQGESCDSVCRSIGQSCVPNKLALLNQCEIMQKYLSCKGACLASIGGDQPAEVADDAPRHLNPGACLYTQRQSVLSCEGSHRHTRRLCPCA; this comes from the exons ATGAGGAGATCTTGGTGGAACTTGGCGTGGGTGATCTCGCATCTGCTTGTCTTTCACCTTTCCTCAAGAATTTTGGCAATCCG GAAAGATACAGGCTTCCTTGAGAGGCGCATTTGTAGAAACACGGTCCAAGGGAGACTTTTGCTTTCCGATGATAATG GCCATGTATGTGATGCTTTTTCCCTAGATCCACAGACTCGCTGCTGTCcagaaaatggagagaaattCTCTTGTTA tGGGTGCAATCTCTTTTCACAATGTTGCACCTCGTATGAATATTGCGTGTCATGCTGCCTGAACCCAACTAGG ACTCAGAAGGATGAAGTGCTCAAAGTAAAAATAGCCAAGCCTGCTACAGCAG GTACTTACGGCAGCATATTTGATTTCTGCACTGGGAGATGTCGTCACAATTCCGAAAGTGTG GTTCATGAAAATGCTTATCTTAGCGAATTCCATCATTGCTTCTCCCTGCCTGCAAATTCTTCAG GGTTTAGCAGCAAGACTTTAGAAGCTGGACTGACTGGTATTAATGTCGTTGTGGGAAG GCAAGGTGAGTCCTGCGATTCAGTCTGCAGGTCAATTGGGCAGTCATGTGTCCCAAATAAGCTCGCGCTTCTGAACCAATGTGAAAT TATGCAGAAATATCTGAGCTGTAAAGGAGCTTGTTTGGCAAGCATCGGAGGAGATCAACCTGCTGAAGTTGCTGATGATGCGCCTAGACATCTG AATCCAGGAGCTTGCTTGTATACCCAAAGACAATCAGTGCTTTCATGTGAGGGTTCGCATCGGCATACTAGGAGACTCTGCCCGTGTGCTTAG